ATTAGTCCCTATTAATGCTTGACCTCTTGCCCTTCGTACTCGTGTCCGGAATTGCCGATTTCCCGGCTCTATTCGGGGTGGTTCATGCCGAACTTCCCAGCCAGAAATCCTAAAAGCTCTAGGGCTGCAGATCAGCAGCAAGATGCGGGGTGAGTCTAGCCTAGTGAGAGAAGTACCTACTTTGTAGAGTATAGTATGTACGGGGAATCCCCGGGACAAGATCAGCTCCCCCCGCATTTTACCAAACCTAGGATTAGTATTGCCCCTAGATATCCTGCTCTGGGCTGCCTGCAAGATGCTGACTGACCCGCCAGTGACGAAATGCAGTCCTCGGTGTATCATTGTCCCATCATCAACCCCCATTCTCGCAGCCGAGATGCGGAGGCCCCcgcgtggagaagaagggtctTTAAGATCATGGTATGACGGTAGAAGACGGCCCTATAAAGCCAAGGGGAGGTTAGACGCCCTCTCAGTGCAACCAGACACAGACAGACACTATGTCGCTGTCAATTTCTGGCGTCACTTTTGAGCACCACCGCTCTGCCTTGGGGATTGGAGAGCCCTCTCCGCGTATCTCCTGGCGGTTTGACGGCACCGTCTCGAACTGGACGCAATCTGCGTacgagatcgagatcaacCGCGCTGGACAAGCGAACACCTTCCGCGTCAATTCATCCGACTCTGTTCTCGTGCCCTGGCCGAGCGACCCGCTGCAATCTGGCGAGGAGGCCACTGTCCGTGTGCGTTCATTCGGACGCGCTAACCAGCCCGATGCGCCGTGGTCGGACCCTGTTACTGTTGAGCCGGGGCTgctggacgaagacgatTGGCAGAGCGCTGTAGCGATTGTCTCTGACCGGGAGACAGAGGTCAATGCTACCCATCGACCGATCTACTTCCGCAAGGACTTCGATGTAGATGAGGAGATCCTCTCCGCCAGACTCTATATAACGGCCTTGGGTGTCTACGAGGCTGAGATCAATGGCCAGCCCGTTGGCGACCATGTCCTGGCGCCTGGATGGCAAGCATACAGCCATCGCCACGAATACAATACCTACGACGTCACGGATCTGCTGCAAACCGGCGACAACACGATCGGAGTCACCGTGGGCGAGGGCTGGTACGCCGGCGCGCTGACCTggtcgatgacgaggaatATCTACGGGGACACTCTCGGTCTCCTCTCACTACTCTCTATAGCCACCGCTGATGGCAAAACGATCTACGTGCCCAGCGATGAGACCTGGCAGTCTTCTACAGGCCCGATAATTGCGTCCGAGATCTATAACGGCGAGACGTACGACTCCACACAGGCAATCGAGGGGTGGTCTCAGCCGGGATTCGATGCatctggctggctgggaaCTCACGAGGTTACCTTCGACAAGAGCGTCCTCGCTGCGCCAGATGCACCCGCCGTGCGCCGGGTGGAAGAGCGGCGGCTGGAGAGTGTCTTCAAGAGCGCATCTGGCAAGACGGTCCTCGACTTTGGCCAGAACCTCGTCGGCTGGCTACGTGTGCGTGTCAAGGGGCCGAGAGGAAGCACAATCAGCTTTGTTCATACTGAAGGTCTGGTATCCCGTCGTTCTTCTCTTGCGGTATGGATGTGTAGATGCTAACGTGAACAGTGATGGAAAACGGCGAAGTCGCAACGCGCCCTCTCCGCAACGCCAAAGCAACCGACAACCTGACGCTCTCtggcgaagagcaagaatggGAGCCCTCCTTCACCTTCCACGGCTTCCGCTACGTGCAGGTGACCGGCTGGCCCGAGGAAACCGAGCTCAACGCCGACAGCGTCACGGCCATCGTGATCAACAGCGACATGGAACAGACCgggttcttcagctgctcgaACCCTCTTCTGAACAAGCTCCACGAGAACATCATCTGGTCGATGCGTGGAAacttcctctccattccGACAGATTGTCCCCAGCGAGACGAGCGACTCGGCTGGACGGGCGATATCCATGCTTTTGCGCGGACCGCAAACTTCATCTACGATACTTCAGGCTTCTTGCGTGGGTGGCTGAGGGATGCATACTctgagcagctggagaataATTGTACGgctttccttcttcccaaTCCAGTCATTTCGATGCTAACCAGAGCAGACGCACCCCCTTATGTTATACCCAACGTGCTCGGCCCCGGCTCACCGACCTCTATCTGGGGCGACGCCATCGTCAGCGTCCCATGGGACCTCTTCCAAACCTACGGCGACAAGGCCATGCTGTCCGAGCAATACGCTGGCGCCACAGCCTGGCTAGATAAAGGCATCCTGCGCAACGAAGCTGGGCTCTGGAACCGTTCGACCTTCCAGTACGCAGACTGGCTAGACCCCCTCGCACCACCAGACGACCCGGGTGCTGCCACAACGAACAAGTATCTCGTTTCGGACGCCTACTTAATCCACAGCACCGAGCTGGTCGCCAACATTTCAGCGTATCTGGACCGCCCCGACGACGCAGAGAGGTATGCTGCGGATAGGGCGGATCTCACGCGCGCCTTTCAGAAAGCCTGGATCTCGGCCAATGGGACGGTTGCAAACGAAACGCAAACAGGGCTCACACTGCCGCTGTActtcaagctcttcgagcGACCTGAGCATTATACGGATGCGGTATCGAGGCtcgtcgatatca
This sequence is a window from Aspergillus nidulans FGSC A4 chromosome IV. Protein-coding genes within it:
- a CDS encoding protein rhaE (transcript_id=CADANIAT00000306), whose amino-acid sequence is MSLSISGVTFEHHRSALGIGEPSPRISWRFDGTVSNWTQSAYEIEINRAGQANTFRVNSSDSVLVPWPSDPLQSGEEATVRVRSFGRANQPDAPWSDPVTVEPGLLDEDDWQSAVAIVSDRETEVNATHRPIYFRKDFDVDEEILSARLYITALGVYEAEINGQPVGDHVLAPGWQAYSHRHEYNTYDVTDLLQTGDNTIGVTVGEGWYAGALTWSMTRNIYGDTLGLLSLLSIATADGKTIYVPSDETWQSSTGPIIASEIYNGETYDSTQAIEGWSQPGFDASGWLGTHEVTFDKSVLAAPDAPAVRRVEERRLESVFKSASGKTVLDFGQNLVGWLRVRVKGPRGSTISFVHTEVMENGEVATRPLRNAKATDNLTLSGEEQEWEPSFTFHGFRYVQVTGWPEETELNADSVTAIVINSDMEQTGFFSCSNPLLNKLHENIIWSMRGNFLSIPTDCPQRDERLGWTGDIHAFARTANFIYDTSGFLRGWLRDAYSEQLENNCTAFLLPNPVISMLTRADAPPYVIPNVLGPGSPTSIWGDAIVSVPWDLFQTYGDKAMLSEQYAGATAWLDKGILRNEAGLWNRSTFQYADWLDPLAPPDDPGAATTNKYLVSDAYLIHSTELVANISAYLDRPDDAERYAADRADLTRAFQKAWISANGTVANETQTGLTLPLYFKLFERPEHYTDAVSRLVDIIKENEYKVGTGFAGTHLLGHTLSAYNASSTFYNTLLQEDVPGWLFQVLMNGTTTWERWDSMLANGSVNPGEMTSFNHYAVGSVGAWMHENIGGLRPIEPGWRRFAVDVKVGGGLSSAQERFLSPYGSAESSWEVRDGKFMLGVKVPPNSEAVVSLPGAPTRGKKEVIVGSGMHRFEKLTAESRARLEEAKERPLLSSSNDCSLAIAL